A genomic region of Leptolyngbya sp. NIES-2104 contains the following coding sequences:
- a CDS encoding alpha/beta fold hydrolase: MITLSSTFSHHTTEANGVKLHYVIGGSGEPILLWHGFLETWYCWRKIMPALAERYTVIVPDMRGYGDSDKPETGYDARSLSEDFRQLIQQLGFEKIHIVAHDMGAPPALIYTNDYPDEVLSLTYLEEPVLLQAHLQQIFQFSPQSTQNGGLWWWTFFLAPELPETLIAGREQEFLSYFYKTYCVDSSAIEPEAINEYLRTFATPAGIRGALGVYRAIFESVQQTEAIANHPIQTPVLALGGEKSIGEKVKLMMQSVATDVRGGSVDRCGHFIPDERPDALIDQLFTFFQSVENKRLRGVV, translated from the coding sequence ATGATCACGCTAAGTTCAACCTTTTCCCATCACACCACTGAGGCAAACGGCGTAAAGCTGCACTATGTCATAGGCGGATCGGGTGAGCCGATCCTGCTCTGGCATGGTTTTTTAGAGACTTGGTACTGCTGGCGAAAAATCATGCCTGCGCTGGCTGAGCGATACACCGTAATTGTGCCAGATATGCGCGGTTATGGCGATTCTGATAAACCGGAAACTGGGTACGATGCACGATCGCTCTCCGAGGACTTCCGCCAACTCATTCAACAGTTAGGGTTTGAGAAAATCCATATTGTTGCTCACGACATGGGTGCGCCACCTGCTTTGATCTATACAAACGACTATCCGGATGAAGTCTTAAGCTTGACCTATTTAGAAGAACCTGTGTTGCTCCAAGCCCATCTTCAGCAAATCTTTCAGTTCTCACCCCAATCGACCCAGAACGGTGGCTTGTGGTGGTGGACATTCTTTCTCGCGCCTGAGCTACCTGAAACTTTGATTGCCGGACGTGAGCAAGAATTCTTGAGCTATTTCTACAAGACCTACTGTGTTGATTCAAGCGCGATCGAGCCTGAAGCGATCAACGAATACCTCCGCACTTTCGCCACTCCCGCAGGCATTCGAGGCGCATTAGGGGTCTATCGCGCCATCTTTGAATCCGTTCAGCAAACCGAAGCAATTGCAAACCATCCAATTCAGACTCCAGTTCTCGCGCTGGGTGGGGAAAAGTCGATCGGAGAAAAGGTCAAACTGATGATGCAATCTGTTGCGACAGATGTTCGCGGGGGGAGTGTCGATCGCTGCGGACATTTCATCCCCGATGAGCGTCCTGATGCCCTGATTGACCAACTGTTTACGTTCTTTCAATCTGTTGAGAACAAGCGTTTAAGAGGTGTTGTATGA